In the Acidobacteriota bacterium genome, one interval contains:
- a CDS encoding phosphatidate cytidylyltransferase — MLIRFTVAAALILATVLAVELTSTAGFLATLSLLAVISAHELGRMLRAYSFSFFPSTYLWCAVLPWMWVYGRGWMPEVVLAALLLTLVFGVASLRNIEVGFPSISCNWLAVLYLGMPLCILAHYREVSRWEIWLVLLTIWAGDSMALMAGRCWGSIKITPIISPKKTLQGYLGGMSASLAAALILGWMWFPARSLWFWAAAGLTVGFFGIMGDLFESVIKRGAHIKDSSHLLPGHGGLLDRIDSTLFAFPAYYLLSRLVE, encoded by the coding sequence ATGCTGATCCGCTTTACCGTCGCCGCCGCTTTGATCTTGGCCACCGTCCTGGCGGTGGAGTTGACTTCGACAGCCGGGTTTCTCGCTACCCTCAGTCTCTTGGCCGTCATCAGCGCCCATGAACTGGGCAGGATGCTCAGGGCCTATTCCTTCTCGTTTTTTCCCTCCACCTATCTGTGGTGCGCAGTGCTGCCCTGGATGTGGGTCTACGGGCGGGGCTGGATGCCGGAAGTCGTGCTGGCGGCTCTGCTGCTGACCCTGGTTTTCGGGGTGGCGTCGCTTCGCAACATCGAGGTCGGTTTTCCCTCCATCTCCTGCAACTGGCTGGCCGTGCTCTACCTGGGAATGCCCCTTTGCATCCTGGCTCATTACCGCGAAGTCTCCCGTTGGGAAATCTGGCTGGTGCTGCTGACCATCTGGGCAGGCGACAGCATGGCACTGATGGCGGGGCGTTGCTGGGGCAGCATCAAGATCACTCCCATCATTTCGCCCAAGAAGACGCTGCAAGGCTATCTGGGCGGAATGAGCGCCTCGCTGGCGGCGGCCCTGATTTTGGGGTGGATGTGGTTTCCCGCACGCTCCTTGTGGTTCTGGGCGGCGGCCGGACTGACGGTCGGCTTCTTTGGAATCATGGGTGATCTCTTCGAGTCCGTCATCAAGCGGGGCGCCCACATCAAGGACAGTTCCCATCTGCTTCCCGGCCACGGGGGCCTGTTGGACCGCATCGACAGCACCCTTTTCGCCTTCCCCGCCTATTATCTGCTCAGCCGTCTGGTAGAATAG
- a CDS encoding 1-deoxy-D-xylulose-5-phosphate reductoisomerase → MPPRLKNLAVLGSTGSIGTSTLSIVDLYPERFGVATLAANGNVDEIVRQCDRYSPRLVAMCDREAAGELRRRRPEVTVAEGQEGIVEAATLAEVDVVVAAVTGAAGLPAVYKALEEGKDVALANKETLIAAGEVIMAQVRRTGVRLIPIDSEHNALHQCLRGAKEGEVKRLWLTASGGPFHQQPQRDLSQVTVEQALDHPTWSMGPKITIDSATLMNKGLEVIEAHHLFSIPPRDIAIAVHPQSVIHSMVEFVDGTFLAQMSITDMRSAILYALCDPERCPSRLPEFDVFSLPALEFHRPDPQRFPCIRLAYEALRMGGTAPAVLNAANEVAVGRFLQGGLALTAIPEIIERTLQQQQPVPADSLQAVLEADRQARRLATQALNQFTPAPS, encoded by the coding sequence ATGCCCCCTCGCCTAAAGAATCTGGCGGTCCTGGGATCGACTGGATCCATCGGGACCAGCACCCTGAGCATCGTCGACCTCTATCCCGAGCGATTTGGGGTGGCCACCCTGGCCGCCAACGGCAATGTCGACGAGATCGTACGCCAGTGCGACCGTTACTCTCCTCGTCTGGTGGCCATGTGCGATCGGGAGGCGGCCGGCGAGTTGCGCCGCCGCCGTCCTGAAGTGACGGTAGCCGAAGGTCAAGAGGGCATCGTCGAAGCAGCCACTTTGGCCGAGGTCGACGTGGTGGTGGCCGCCGTCACCGGAGCCGCCGGTCTGCCCGCCGTCTACAAGGCCCTGGAAGAGGGCAAAGACGTGGCCCTGGCCAACAAAGAAACGCTTATCGCGGCCGGCGAAGTGATCATGGCCCAGGTGCGGCGCACCGGTGTGCGCCTGATACCCATCGACAGCGAGCACAACGCGCTCCACCAGTGTTTGCGCGGGGCCAAAGAGGGCGAGGTGAAGCGCCTTTGGCTGACCGCTTCAGGGGGGCCCTTTCACCAGCAGCCCCAGCGCGACCTGTCCCAGGTCACCGTCGAGCAGGCTCTCGACCATCCCACCTGGAGCATGGGGCCCAAGATCACCATCGACTCGGCCACCCTCATGAACAAGGGCCTGGAGGTGATCGAGGCTCATCATCTCTTCTCGATTCCGCCCCGGGACATCGCCATCGCCGTCCATCCCCAGTCGGTGATCCATTCCATGGTGGAATTCGTGGACGGCACTTTTTTGGCTCAGATGAGCATCACCGACATGCGCTCGGCCATTCTCTACGCTCTCTGCGACCCCGAGCGTTGTCCCTCGCGCCTGCCCGAGTTCGATGTCTTTTCGCTGCCTGCGCTCGAGTTTCACCGTCCTGATCCCCAGCGCTTTCCCTGCATCCGCCTGGCCTATGAAGCCTTGCGGATGGGAGGCACTGCCCCCGCGGTACTGAATGCCGCCAACGAGGTCGCGGTGGGCCGCTTCCTGCAGGGCGGACTGGCTTTGACCGCCATCCCCGAAATCATCGAACGCACCCTGCAGCAACAGCAGCCGGTGCCGGCCGATTCCCTGCAGGCTGTGCTGGAAGCCGACCGCCAGGCCCGCCGCCTGGCCACCCAAGCCCTCAACCAATTCACCCCCGCCCCATCTTAG
- a CDS encoding isoprenyl transferase, producing the protein MKDLGKNFEGVWSRNGAEMRLLEQIDPERLPNHVAVIMDGNGRWAGMRMLPRVAGHKAGIEAVRATVEHTARLEIPALTLYAFSTENWKRPENEIDTLMNLLKDYLQRELGTLQKHRIRFRPIGQIDDLPVGVAKELRHAERATRDNQGMQLTVALSYSGRQELVGVVNRMLEEGLQPPIGENDIRSRLYTAELPDPDLLIRTSGEMRVSNFLLWQIAYSEIYVTDVLWPDFRGLHLLEAILDYQKRDRRFGGVRVAPLQHTG; encoded by the coding sequence ATGAAAGATCTGGGCAAGAACTTCGAGGGCGTTTGGAGTCGCAACGGCGCCGAAATGCGCCTGCTGGAACAGATCGATCCCGAGCGGCTTCCCAATCACGTGGCCGTCATCATGGACGGCAACGGACGCTGGGCCGGAATGCGCATGCTGCCTCGTGTGGCCGGCCACAAGGCGGGCATCGAAGCCGTGCGGGCCACCGTCGAGCACACCGCCCGCCTGGAGATTCCGGCCCTCACCCTATACGCCTTCTCGACCGAGAACTGGAAGCGTCCCGAAAATGAGATCGACACCTTGATGAATCTCCTCAAGGACTACCTGCAGCGCGAGCTGGGGACTTTGCAGAAGCACCGCATCCGCTTCCGGCCTATCGGGCAGATCGACGATTTGCCGGTCGGTGTGGCCAAAGAACTGCGCCATGCCGAGAGGGCCACCCGCGACAACCAAGGCATGCAGTTGACGGTGGCTCTCAGCTACAGCGGACGGCAGGAATTGGTCGGCGTGGTCAACCGCATGCTGGAAGAGGGGCTGCAGCCGCCCATCGGCGAGAACGACATCCGCAGCCGCCTCTACACCGCCGAACTGCCGGACCCCGATCTGCTCATCCGAACCAGCGGCGAGATGAGGGTCAGCAATTTTCTTCTCTGGCAGATCGCTTATTCCGAGATCTACGTCACCGACGTGCTGTGGCCCGACTTCCGCGGACTGCATCTGCTGGAAGCCATACTCGACTACCAGAAGCGCGACCGCCGCTTCGGAGGCGTGCGTGTAGCCCCCCTGCAGCACACCGGGTGA
- the truA gene encoding tRNA pseudouridine(38-40) synthase TruA, producing the protein MAKYRAVLQYAGGRYSGWQVQKDRDTVQGALNQALRRITGLEKVSWVGAGRTDAGVHAMGQCAHFRLPEAAQAEGLQRALNGVLPWDIRVQKLSRVQDAFHARRDALKKLYEYRIHHGPVLPPFRHGWVYHSYYRLDPERFRQGADLLRGTWDFSGFAASSSSVKTHVRTVFESRLRRQGSLLRYQIEADGFLQHMVRNIVGTLLEIARGRRAPEDVLRILASRDRRNAGPTAQPQGLYLIKVFYPASS; encoded by the coding sequence ATGGCCAAGTACCGCGCCGTCCTCCAGTACGCCGGAGGCCGCTATTCAGGGTGGCAAGTGCAAAAAGACCGCGACACCGTGCAGGGGGCCCTCAACCAGGCTCTGCGCCGCATCACGGGATTGGAGAAGGTCTCCTGGGTGGGCGCCGGACGGACCGACGCGGGAGTCCACGCCATGGGTCAATGCGCCCATTTCCGCCTTCCCGAGGCGGCCCAGGCGGAGGGCCTGCAAAGGGCTCTCAACGGTGTGTTGCCGTGGGATATACGGGTACAAAAGCTGAGCCGCGTCCAGGACGCTTTCCACGCCCGCCGCGACGCCCTCAAGAAGCTCTACGAGTACCGCATCCATCACGGCCCCGTGCTTCCTCCCTTCCGTCACGGATGGGTCTACCACAGCTACTACCGCCTCGACCCCGAGCGATTCCGTCAAGGCGCCGACCTGCTGCGCGGCACCTGGGACTTCAGCGGATTCGCCGCCTCTTCTTCCTCGGTCAAGACCCACGTCCGCACCGTTTTCGAGTCCCGCCTGCGCCGGCAGGGGAGCCTGCTGCGCTATCAGATCGAGGCCGACGGATTCCTTCAGCACATGGTGCGCAACATCGTCGGCACTCTGCTCGAGATCGCACGCGGACGGCGGGCGCCCGAAGACGTCCTGCGCATACTGGCTTCACGCGACCGGCGCAACGCCGGCCCTACGGCTCAGCCGCAGGGCCTTTACCTGATCAAGGTGTTCTATCCTGCAAGCTCTTGA
- the rseP gene encoding RIP metalloprotease RseP — MDLLNDYAFTAAAFIFVLGILIFIHELGHHLMAKLLGIRVEAFSLGFGPRLFGFRMGETDYRVSLLPLGGFVKMAGENVVDDLTGAPYEFLSKPRWQRFLVAIAGPAMNLGLAVALMTGLYLVGIEVPRYLSQPPVIGYVAPESAAQQAGLQKGDQILSIDGVETTTWEKTNLQILTNGGKLVPVVYRRDGQRQEELIEIRAVGPSQQGALGIAPALDFKIDQVSEDSPAERAGLRPGDEVVMAELDGQTAQGFYAIQYLVSRQEAGTPIDFTIVRDGQTITKTIAPVPDKNDPERIVIGAAPFVPFETRQYSLAGSVQEAVRRNVEVAGLLFKILGQIVTGDTSIRTLSGPLEIANFSGIAARQGASTLINFMAFISLQLGILNLLPIPILDGGVILLLAIEGLRGRDLSVQVKERILQAGFLFLVLLMSFVIINDITKQF, encoded by the coding sequence GTGGACTTATTGAACGATTACGCCTTTACTGCGGCAGCTTTCATCTTTGTGCTGGGCATCCTCATTTTCATCCATGAGCTGGGACATCACTTGATGGCCAAGCTGCTGGGGATTCGGGTAGAGGCTTTCTCCCTGGGATTCGGGCCCCGCCTTTTCGGCTTCCGCATGGGCGAAACCGACTATCGCGTCAGCCTTCTGCCGCTGGGCGGATTCGTCAAGATGGCGGGAGAGAACGTGGTCGACGATTTGACGGGGGCTCCCTACGAGTTTCTCTCCAAGCCGCGCTGGCAGCGCTTTCTGGTGGCCATCGCGGGGCCGGCCATGAACCTCGGCCTGGCTGTGGCGCTGATGACCGGACTATATCTGGTCGGCATCGAGGTTCCCCGCTATCTCTCCCAGCCGCCCGTCATAGGCTACGTGGCCCCCGAGTCGGCCGCCCAGCAGGCCGGTCTGCAGAAGGGCGATCAAATCCTCTCCATCGACGGTGTTGAGACGACGACCTGGGAAAAAACCAACCTGCAAATCCTCACCAATGGAGGAAAGCTGGTTCCGGTCGTCTACCGGCGCGATGGTCAGCGGCAGGAAGAGCTCATCGAAATCCGCGCCGTCGGTCCCAGCCAGCAAGGCGCGCTGGGGATTGCTCCCGCTCTCGATTTCAAGATCGACCAGGTGTCGGAGGATTCCCCTGCCGAACGGGCCGGTTTGCGTCCCGGCGACGAAGTCGTCATGGCTGAACTGGACGGCCAGACGGCACAAGGTTTCTACGCCATCCAATACCTGGTTTCCCGACAAGAGGCGGGAACCCCTATCGACTTCACCATTGTGCGCGACGGCCAAACCATCACCAAGACGATCGCTCCCGTTCCCGACAAGAACGACCCCGAGCGGATCGTCATCGGTGCAGCCCCTTTCGTCCCCTTTGAAACGCGCCAATACAGTTTGGCCGGATCGGTTCAAGAAGCCGTGCGGCGAAATGTCGAGGTGGCCGGACTGCTCTTTAAGATCCTGGGTCAGATCGTTACCGGGGACACTTCCATCCGAACCCTCTCCGGACCCCTCGAGATCGCCAATTTTTCAGGAATCGCGGCCCGCCAGGGGGCCAGCACGCTCATCAACTTCATGGCCTTCATCTCCCTGCAACTGGGGATCCTCAACTTGCTGCCCATTCCCATCCTGGACGGCGGCGTCATTCTTCTGCTGGCCATCGAAGGACTGCGAGGCCGTGATTTGAGCGTGCAGGTGAAGGAACGCATCCTGCAGGCGGGGTTCCTCTTCCTGGTGCTGCTGATGAGCTTCGTCATCATCAACGACATCACCAAGCAGTTTTAG
- a CDS encoding class I SAM-dependent methyltransferase produces MGLYSRYVFPRLMDWSMRRESIRGQRRETLQGLSGRVLEIGFGTGLNLPHYPDEVRLLEAVDVNPGMSRLARQRLQETSLKVQHHSLDGERLPMSEASFDCAVSTWTLCSIADVEAALGEIYRVLKPGGRFVFIEHGLSPEAGVARWQRRLTPLQRLVGDGCRLDRDIAALLASAGFEEEEMHRYYFQDAPRILGYFYRGAVCKPVRRDRAPATREP; encoded by the coding sequence ATGGGACTCTATTCGCGCTACGTCTTTCCCCGCCTGATGGATTGGAGCATGCGCCGGGAAAGCATTCGGGGGCAGCGCCGTGAGACCTTGCAGGGGCTGTCGGGACGCGTGCTGGAAATCGGCTTCGGCACCGGGCTCAACCTGCCTCACTATCCCGATGAGGTCCGCCTGCTGGAGGCTGTAGACGTCAATCCAGGCATGAGCCGGTTGGCCCGCCAGCGGCTGCAAGAGACTTCCCTTAAGGTGCAGCATCACAGCCTGGATGGAGAACGCCTGCCCATGAGCGAGGCGAGCTTCGACTGTGCCGTCAGCACCTGGACGCTGTGCAGCATTGCCGACGTGGAGGCGGCGCTGGGAGAGATCTATCGCGTCCTCAAGCCCGGGGGCCGCTTCGTTTTCATCGAGCACGGACTGAGTCCTGAGGCAGGGGTGGCCCGCTGGCAGCGCCGGCTCACGCCGTTGCAAAGGCTGGTGGGCGACGGTTGCAGGCTCGACCGCGACATCGCCGCCCTGCTGGCCTCGGCCGGTTTTGAGGAGGAGGAAATGCACCGCTACTATTTCCAGGACGCTCCCCGCATTCTCGGCTATTTCTATCGGGGCGCCGTCTGCAAACCCGTCCGCCGCGACCGCGCGCCGGCAACCAGGGAGCCATAG